The DNA segment ccccaaaaggaagggagaaggagaggggaaagagaaataaatggctGTCGTGATAGGCTTTTGAAGCAGTTGGGATACCTGCTGTTGCGGCACGCGAAGTGCCCCCCAGGCCTCCTCGCTGCCGTTCCCGCTGCTGGCCTGAGCCATGCCTCCACCTACAGCCCCCTGTAGACCACAGCCTCCTCTATCGCCAGGCGCCCCGCCCCTGCCACTTCTGCCGCCACCGCCATGGTCCCTGCCCGGCCCATCTTCGCTGCCGCCTCCATCATTCCGCGGCTGGAGCTTCCATCCGGGGAGAGCTCTGCCAACTAGGACCCAGATTGCTCGGCCCTACCAATCAGCGATGCCCGCCGGCGGACGGGCCCAATAGGAACGGACCAGAGGTTTCTCCCAGGGACCAATCTACAGCAGCGCCTCCGCCACTCTCCCAGACGACAAGAGCTTACACAGACAAAGAGTGGGGCAAGATTCGACCCATGGCCCTGACTGACAGCGACAATAGCCAATATGGACAACAGAACGGGCTCTGCATAATCAGCCAATAAACGGCCGTCCGGGCAAGCAAAGTCTCCGCTGATTGGCCTGAGCGCTACTTTCAGCGATGACGCCGAAGGCCCGACCAAGCCAGGTAATCCCACCGGAAGAGGGCGGAgaggcggggcggcggcggcggcgggggcggggttGTCCCCAAAAGGTCCGCCCAAGTCTTCTTGCGGCCTAGGGGCCTGTTTCCCCAGGTGTCGACGCAATCTCTCGTGAGGGCAAAATGTGTGTACGGGACATTGGCCTGCCCATACCCCATTTCCCCAACTCTGTACAAGTCGAGGCATCGGATGAAATTTAATAAGGGGGGTAAAATAATGAAAacggggcaggggagagggcgCAGAGTCCAGGTTAGGTCAGGGCCTTAAGTAGCCAAAAAGGGGGGATCCGGGGCCCTCGGGTCCCCCAAGCCGCATCTGCAGGTTGATGCGGTAGCACTGAAGGCTGCAGAGCGCCTGGCCCGTGCGGGAGCAGGCGTAGCGGCGCGGGTGTGGGCAGCCGGGGACGGAGCATCGAGGAGGAGGGCCAGATGGGCACGGCCGCTGAGACACTGGCGCGGGGGCGGGGACGCCAGGTGGGAAGGAAAGGGTGGAACCCTGTGCCCCGCTGCTGTTGCGCACCCATGGGGGCCGGGGGGCCACGTCCGCCCTCCCCGTCGCACGCCCCGCGCCGCCCCTCGGCCTCCCCGCCCGCTGGGCGCCGCAGTCTTGGTGAGACGCTCGATAGTCTGGTTCTTGTGCTCCTCCGCCCGCCGGGGCCCCGCTGCAGCCGTCTCTTTCGCGCGCCTCTCCGCGCGCTTCAGCAGCATCTCCTCGGTGAGGGGCCGGGGCCGGGCAGCCCGCAGCCACAGGTACGGCAGCATCGGGGAAGGCTGACTCCGCGCCTTCTGCAGCAGAGCTCGCTGGGGAGAGACAGATCGAGTGATGTCAGAGAGGGGAGGTCTGCCCAAACGGGGGGCAAGGGGGATCTGGGGATCTGGAAAGCAGGGTCTTGAGGAGCACTGGCCTTGAGAGAAGGGGTGGAATGAGCACCCTCTCCGGGTGCGTTTGTACGGCCTCCTCCCAGATCTCCTGACTTTCATCTTTAGAAACCTTGActcttaaagaagaaaagcattcaTGTTTCCTGCCTGGCCTGAGTACCAAAACTCTACCACCTCtccagaggtttttgttttggtttgttttttgttttaaatcttttcatcTCATTCCAAACAGTGGGAAAGGATCTTTACTTCATGTCATCGGATGATACTACGATTGAAGAAAGAGGGTCTGGAGGTGATACAGATTTAACAGTGGATCCATAGATGTGGCCAGTCAGAAGCTGCTCTTAAACAAGTGGCATCTCACCCAGATAGAGCATTTGAGCAAATTGAGAGCATGTAGTCACAAGAAGCTGTCATTTTGAAAACTCTGATATGcattgaaaacaaaatagatCTCAGGGTGACTATGCGGTGTATTTACAGTGGTGTTGCTGTATATATGGATCTGAgatctttcttctccctttcaatGTGTTATGTTCCTAATCAGGAGGATTTATTTGCTAAACAATTTGCTAACACattacacaaattaaaaaaaaaaaaacaacccacaacctatttttgtttcttttaaatacagtatttaaattaaaatgaaaattacaggTTTATGACAAGTATGTTGATGCTACTTAAGGGATGGCTTTTTTAGAAGTAACTgcttcagatttttgttttgtttctgaagcTTTGCCTTGTCTGTCTAGTTAAACATTTGACTGATAATTCTGTTTGATTTTGGAAGTATTCTAACATGACACAAGATCTGAATATAGtttctcctggaaaaaaaaaatcttttcatctcAGTGGTATAGCATCAACTGGATAACTGCTCAAGCCCAAAACTCAGGGTTAcccttaattcctctttctctggCCGCTCCCTGACTCCCAACAAGTATCTATTTCCAAAACATATCCAGAATTCATCTGATTTCCCTCATATCCACAAATTCCACCTTGGTTCAATGCCACCACCATCTCTCACCTGACTACTTTCAACAGCTTCCTGGCAGTCTTGCTTCTACTCCTTACCTCCACTAAGAAGCCAAAGTAATCTactgaaatataaatcaaatatatcaCTTTCCTGCATACAACCTTTTCATGCTTTAgtccacatttatttttctccttagccACTACTAGGCGTATTGCACTCTCAGGGTCTTTGCACCTACTGGTCTCTACTTGAAAGGCTCCTCTGGTATTGGAAATGTAATCTCATCAGAGAGGTCTTCCCTGCCTTCCCTATCTAGTGTTGTCTCTTCCCACCACTTTCTACTTCATCATCCTATTTTTGTTTAAACtgtacttttcaaaattatttatttacttacttactcctctccccccaacacacacacaaataccagctccatgaaaacagaaaccttctccttattttttttgccattgatATCCCCACTGCCTAGCAACATTCTTGGGACACAGGAAGTTCTCAATATATTTTAGCCAGCGAACAAAGATGAACCAACTCACCTGTCGAGCAGTGAGCAGCCGCTCGTTGATCTCCTTCTTGAGATCTCCATTGTCATCAAGCTCCCCCTTCTCCAGGGCATCCAGCCACCTCTGTTCCTCCTCGTCTTCTTGACCTCCTAAGCCCCCTGACAGGTCCCgaagtggggagggggacagattACTGTCTTCATCTGGAAAGCAAAGTTGGAGAGCTAAAAGTAGAATTGTTCAGATGGGGAACCCTGATTTGGCCAAGTTAATACTGAGAACACTCAAAATCTCACCCTCCTCAGAACCAACCCTCTTCCTTTCACCAGGTATAATGAGAAACCCAGTGTCCCCACCTCCAGATTCTTCTCACCCAGCCAGGCACGGTACTGCTCAAGGGGGACTCCTTCCATAGGTTCCTCTTCATTGTCCACAACCATAAGGGGGGAGGGTGAGCGAGGACCCTCAGGGATCACAGTGAAAGTAGGAACACTGCAGAGAAGCAACCATTGTGTAAGATGAGCAGTTCTTTCCTCCTGCTTGGTAGTACAACCAGCATTCCCCTACACCGTCTTGGGTTCTGCCTTCACCTGGGCCCTGAAGTCAGTGTCCATTCTCTGTCTGCTGGAAAGCCCTGCCAGCTTCTCCTTCTATCTCTGCCTGCTCTAAAGTCCCCCAAGTAAAACCTTGGCTTTCTTGGCCTCACCTCTTGGTGCCCAGGACCTGCCCACCCAGTTTGATTTTGAGTTTAAGTTGGGGCTTAGCAGGTGACGGCTGCGTTGGCCCAGCCTCCTCTTCCTGATGATGtttcttccttgtgttttttCTTGTGCTCTTGTGCTTTTTCTTGTGCACGTCCATGGCCGTGGGCGCCCGCCAGGCTCAATTCCAGCGCTTCTCCTGCGTGAGGAGAGTCTGTCAACGGTGTagatgagggaggggcagggaaagccTGGAAGAACCCAATACCCCCAAGGGACCCCACTCTTCCCGCGGGTACACGCTGGTTACCATAAACAGCCCCGCCTTTCTCCTTCCCACCTGTAGCGAAGTACCCCGGAGGCTCGGAAGAGCAAAAAGGGCACTCCTTTTCTGCGAACGCCTAACTTGCTTTATCGACCCGCGCTTACCCGGGTTCAGGGGCTTCCATAGCCCCAGAGGTGCTACCACGCCGCCACAGCTTACTCATGGGGTCCTGCAAGGAAAGGGGGCTGGAAATGATAGGGACACATGCTGACAGGCCTTTTCCCGCCCGCGGAAAAACCGATCTCCTGCAAAGTAACGGGCTACTTCCGGCGCGTAACACCCATGCTTCTGCGGGGCTCGCGCTGAGCCTAAAACCCTCCCTGAGAAACAATGAGGCTTCTAACAAAGGTTCCGGGCCCTCTGAGGCCGGGACATCTCAAAGCGGGCTCGGCTTTCCCCTCGCTCACCTCCCCGCCCTCGATTCAGAACTCAGCGCGGGTGATTCAATTATTATTGCACTCAAACGTGGTGAGTGTATACTCTGGACCAAATTCGGGGGTTTTAGGCAAtgaggatacaaagatgaataggaACACTTTCCCCTGCTTTTGAGGAGCTCACAGTGCAGTGGAGGAGTACGGAGGAAACTACATTGTGGGCAAAATGGCAGAAGTGCTTAATAGTGTAAGTGCCCTAGGAGCAGTGCAACGGTATTTAAGCCTAACCTCGTCAgtagagaaatggataaatgaatatgGTGCATCTATACAATCTGGAACACTATACTGCTAACAAAAGTTAAGAGTGATAAGTGATTGATAAGATTGACATGGAATTTAGATCCTGTGGGTAATAGCggtggaagcaatctaagtgtcccTCTAATGAAACACCAAAATAATTTGGTGCATGGAtttggtacatccatacaatgggcAGCTATGCTGCTCT comes from the Zalophus californianus isolate mZalCal1 chromosome 8, mZalCal1.pri.v2, whole genome shotgun sequence genome and includes:
- the INO80B gene encoding LOW QUALITY PROTEIN: INO80 complex subunit B (The sequence of the model RefSeq protein was modified relative to this genomic sequence to represent the inferred CDS: deleted 3 bases in 2 codons), with protein sequence MLTAPRLYLLGEALELSLAGAHGHGVHKKKHKSTRKNTRKKHHQEEEAGPTQPSPAKPQLKLKIKLGGQVLGTKSVPTFTVIPEGPRSPSPLMVVDNEEEPMEGVPLEQYRAWLDEDSNLSPSPLRDLSGGLGGQEDEEEQRWLDALEKGELDDNGDLKKEINERLLTARQRALLQKARSQPSPMLPYLWLRAARPRPLTEEMLLKRAERRAKETAAAGPRRAEEHKNQTIERLTKTAAPSGRGGRGAARGVRRGGRTWPPGPWVRNSSGAQGSTLSFPPGVPAPAPVSQRPCPSGPPPRCSVPGCPHPRRYACSRTGQALCSLQCYRINLQMRLGGPEGPGSPLFGYLRP